From Bacteroidales bacterium, the proteins below share one genomic window:
- a CDS encoding 3-phosphoglycerate dehydrogenase, with amino-acid sequence MKVLVATEKPFAKIAVDGIRKVVEEAGYQLALLEKYTEKSQLLEAVADADALIVRSDKATAEVIEAGKKLKIIVRAGAGYDNIDLPAATSKGIVVMNTPGQNSNAVAELALGMMVFMARGQFKGISGTELKDKKLGIHAYGYVGKAVATIAKGFGMEIYAFDPFISDDVMIKDGIKPVHSAEELYQTCHYVSLHIPANEKTKKSIHYELLKLMPKGATLVNTARKEVICEDSLKKIFAERDDFKYISDIAPDCHQDLVQYEPRYYATPKKQGAETAEANINAGIAAAKQIVAFFKNGDKTFQVNK; translated from the coding sequence ATGAAAGTATTAGTTGCCACCGAAAAACCTTTTGCAAAAATTGCCGTTGATGGCATTCGCAAAGTTGTTGAAGAAGCTGGTTACCAATTAGCTCTTCTTGAAAAATATACCGAAAAAAGTCAATTATTAGAAGCGGTAGCCGATGCCGACGCTTTAATCGTTCGTAGCGATAAGGCAACTGCAGAAGTTATCGAAGCAGGAAAAAAACTTAAAATTATTGTTCGTGCTGGTGCCGGTTATGATAACATTGATTTGCCAGCAGCTACATCCAAGGGCATTGTTGTAATGAATACCCCCGGACAAAACTCTAATGCTGTTGCTGAATTAGCTTTGGGCATGATGGTGTTTATGGCTCGTGGACAATTTAAAGGAATATCTGGAACCGAACTTAAAGATAAAAAATTAGGTATTCATGCATACGGTTATGTTGGTAAAGCTGTTGCTACTATCGCTAAAGGATTTGGTATGGAAATATACGCCTTCGATCCATTTATTAGCGACGATGTAATGATAAAAGATGGTATTAAACCCGTTCATTCAGCCGAAGAATTATATCAAACTTGCCATTATGTATCACTACATATTCCTGCAAACGAAAAAACAAAAAAATCGATCCATTACGAATTACTTAAACTAATGCCTAAAGGTGCTACATTAGTAAATACCGCTCGCAAGGAAGTTATTTGCGAAGATTCGTTAAAGAAAATTTTTGCAGAACGCGACGATTTTAAATATATCAGCGATATAGCACCCGATTGTCATCAAGATTTAGTTCAATATGAACCTCGTTATTATGCAACCCCCAAAAAACAAGGAGCTGAAACAGCCGAAGCCAATATTAACGCTGGTATAGCAGCTGCAAAACAAATTGTGGCTTTCTTTAAAAATGGAGATAAAACTTTTCAAGTTAACAAATAA
- a CDS encoding class I mannose-6-phosphate isomerase has protein sequence MLYPLTFKPIIVERIWGGKKLQTRLSKDIGSLENAGESWEISAVEGAESVVEHGILAGNNLTELTEVYMSDLVGEKVYEKFGEEFPLLIKYIDANDVLSIQVHPNDDLAKERHHAYGKTEMWYVIDAEPDAYIISGFNHDVTHEEYLAHLEAGNVDKLMNKVPAKPGDVFFIPAGRVHAIGKGVLLAEIQQTSDITYRIFDWNRVDKNGNPRQLHTEEALDAIDFKATHDIKISYQTRINQSVTLVSCPYFVTNILHCNQTIQKEYIWIDSFKILMCVQGEGIIQYNDKQVHFNIGSTILIPATIEEITIIPKTETKILEVFIDHKNN, from the coding sequence ATGCTGTATCCGCTTACATTCAAACCCATAATTGTAGAACGAATATGGGGTGGAAAAAAGTTGCAAACACGCTTAAGCAAAGATATAGGTAGCCTCGAAAATGCTGGAGAATCGTGGGAAATCTCTGCAGTAGAAGGTGCAGAGTCGGTGGTTGAACATGGTATATTAGCTGGGAACAATTTAACCGAATTGACCGAGGTCTATATGTCCGATTTAGTTGGCGAAAAGGTTTACGAAAAATTTGGCGAAGAATTTCCGTTGCTCATTAAGTACATCGATGCGAATGATGTGCTATCTATACAGGTACACCCTAACGATGACTTGGCAAAAGAACGACATCACGCATACGGAAAAACCGAAATGTGGTATGTGATAGACGCAGAACCCGATGCTTATATCATCTCGGGCTTTAACCACGATGTTACCCATGAAGAATATTTGGCTCACCTCGAAGCAGGCAATGTAGATAAGCTAATGAATAAAGTTCCGGCTAAACCGGGTGATGTGTTCTTTATTCCTGCGGGTCGCGTACATGCTATTGGTAAGGGAGTTTTACTCGCCGAGATACAACAAACTTCCGACATTACCTATCGCATATTCGACTGGAACCGTGTCGATAAAAATGGCAACCCACGCCAACTTCACACCGAAGAAGCATTAGATGCCATCGATTTTAAGGCAACCCACGATATTAAAATTAGTTATCAAACTCGAATCAATCAATCTGTAACACTGGTGTCTTGCCCATATTTTGTAACTAATATTCTGCATTGCAATCAAACCATTCAAAAAGAATACATTTGGATCGATAGTTTTAAAATTTTAATGTGTGTTCAAGGAGAAGGAATAATACAATATAATGATAAACAGGTTCACTTTAATATAGGAAGCACCATTTTAATACCTGCAACCATCGAGGAAATAACCATAATACCCAAAACAGAAACAAAAATATTAGAAGTTTTTATTGACCATAAAAATAACTAA
- a CDS encoding DUF1015 domain-containing protein, translating to MAILKPFKGLRPPKTIAKDLAARPYDVLNSKEARIEAQGNPYSLLHITKPEIDLPEDIDEHDERVYAKAKENFELFKQKGWLVQDDEEYLYIYAQTMNGRTQYGLVGCAGVDDYLNGVIKKHELTRKDKEEDRMKHVRITDANMEPVFFAYRAVPEIDAIVESIVKNQEPEYDFTADDGFGHHFWVIRDQNIIQKIVDLFAKIPYTYVADGHHRTAAAALVGKEKREKHPNYTGKEEFNYFLAVHFPDNQLNIIDYNRVVKDLNGLTLAQFIDKIKEKFEVEEKGTEIYRPAKLHNFSMYLEGKWYSLNAKPGTYNDNDPIGVLDVTVLSKYVLDEILGIKDLRTDKRIDFVGGIRGLGELKKRVDSGEMKVAFALYPVTMKQLIDIADTGNIMPPKTTWFEPKLRSGLVVHALE from the coding sequence ATGGCTATATTGAAACCTTTTAAAGGACTGCGTCCACCTAAGACAATTGCAAAAGATTTAGCTGCACGTCCTTACGATGTATTAAATTCAAAAGAAGCTCGCATTGAAGCTCAAGGTAATCCTTACTCTTTGCTTCATATTACCAAACCCGAGATAGATTTGCCAGAAGATATAGATGAACACGACGAACGGGTTTATGCTAAAGCCAAAGAAAATTTTGAGCTTTTTAAACAAAAAGGATGGCTTGTTCAAGACGACGAAGAATATTTGTACATCTATGCCCAAACCATGAATGGCAGAACCCAATATGGTTTAGTAGGATGTGCTGGTGTTGACGATTATTTAAATGGGGTTATTAAAAAACACGAACTTACACGTAAAGACAAAGAAGAAGATCGCATGAAACATGTACGCATTACGGATGCAAACATGGAGCCCGTATTCTTCGCATATCGAGCAGTACCCGAAATAGATGCAATTGTCGAAAGTATAGTAAAAAATCAAGAACCAGAATACGATTTTACAGCCGATGACGGCTTTGGACATCATTTTTGGGTTATACGCGACCAAAATATTATTCAAAAAATAGTCGATTTATTTGCAAAAATACCATATACTTATGTCGCTGATGGACATCACCGTACTGCTGCAGCTGCATTAGTAGGAAAAGAAAAACGCGAAAAGCATCCAAATTATACAGGCAAAGAAGAATTTAATTATTTCTTAGCTGTACATTTCCCCGATAATCAACTCAATATCATTGATTATAATCGAGTTGTGAAAGATTTAAATGGACTCACACTAGCTCAGTTTATAGATAAAATAAAAGAAAAATTTGAAGTTGAAGAAAAAGGAACCGAAATATATCGCCCTGCCAAACTTCATAACTTTTCGATGTATCTCGAAGGGAAATGGTATTCGCTCAATGCTAAACCAGGCACCTACAACGATAACGACCCCATTGGAGTTCTCGATGTAACCGTACTTAGCAAATATGTTTTAGACGAAATTCTCGGTATTAAGGACCTAAGAACCGATAAACGTATCGATTTTGTGGGCGGTATAAGAGGATTAGGGGAATTAAAAAAACGTGTCGATTCTGGCGAAATGAAAGTAGCTTTTGCACTTTATCCGGTTACAATGAAGCAATTAATTGATATTGCCGATACAGGCAATATTATGCCACCTAAAACAACATGGTTCGAACCTAAGCTGCGAAGCGGTCTTGTTGTTCATGCATTAGAATAA
- a CDS encoding YggS family pyridoxal phosphate-dependent enzyme: protein MNTIQHNIEQLIKNIPTNVKIIAVSKTKPIEAINEAIKAGQFYFGENKVQELVQKAQAIMHDKIEWHMVGHLQTNKVKLLLPHVTLIHSVDSLKLAKEINKEAQKLNKIIPCLLQIYIAQEDTKFGLSELELFNLLQSNEFQSFKNIRVLGLMGIASNTDDTKIIENEFKYLRKLFEKLKHHNSLLNCDFKELSMGMSGDYKIAIEQGSTMVRIGSAIFGERQYANKN, encoded by the coding sequence ATGAACACCATTCAACATAATATAGAGCAATTAATTAAAAATATTCCGACCAACGTTAAAATTATTGCAGTATCTAAAACTAAGCCCATCGAAGCTATCAATGAGGCAATAAAAGCAGGTCAATTCTATTTTGGTGAAAATAAAGTTCAGGAATTGGTTCAAAAAGCTCAAGCCATTATGCATGATAAAATTGAGTGGCATATGGTGGGGCATTTGCAAACGAATAAGGTTAAGCTTTTATTGCCACATGTAACCCTTATTCATTCCGTCGATTCGCTAAAATTAGCCAAAGAAATAAACAAAGAAGCACAAAAGTTAAACAAAATTATACCTTGCTTATTGCAAATATATATAGCCCAAGAGGATACCAAGTTTGGACTTTCAGAGTTAGAATTGTTTAATCTACTTCAATCGAACGAGTTTCAATCTTTTAAAAATATTCGTGTTTTAGGATTAATGGGTATAGCAAGTAATACCGATGATACAAAAATTATTGAAAATGAATTTAAATACTTACGAAAATTATTCGAAAAACTTAAACATCATAATAGCTTATTAAATTGCGATTTTAAAGAACTGTCTATGGGAATGTCGGGCGATTACAAAATAGCTATCGAGCAGGGTAGTACAATGGTAAGAATAGGATCGGCTATATTTGGTGAACGCCAATATGCTAATAAGAATTGA
- a CDS encoding RNA polymerase sigma factor, which yields MKVNWQDNDAVSKIVDACVKGDRMSQEILYKSFYGKMATVCMRYAKNKEEAYDILQEGFVKVFEKLKNFEKKGSLEGWIRRIMANTAIDHIRKRKDFYLSSDDSYELDSMVDDSSLDIELEPLVNLKVEIIISLIQNLSPAYRTVFNMYVLENMTHKEIADYLNISEGTSKSNLAKAKQKLKEMVETYIKLHKHEAF from the coding sequence ATGAAGGTTAACTGGCAAGATAACGATGCTGTGAGCAAGATTGTTGATGCATGTGTCAAGGGCGACCGCATGAGTCAAGAAATTTTATACAAATCGTTCTATGGCAAAATGGCAACCGTATGTATGCGTTATGCTAAAAACAAAGAAGAAGCCTATGATATTTTGCAAGAAGGATTTGTAAAAGTTTTTGAAAAATTGAAAAATTTCGAAAAAAAAGGTTCTTTAGAAGGTTGGATTAGAAGAATTATGGCGAATACTGCTATAGACCACATTCGCAAAAGGAAAGATTTTTATTTGTCATCTGACGATTCTTATGAATTGGATAGCATGGTAGATGATTCATCATTGGATATAGAATTAGAGCCGTTGGTTAACTTGAAGGTTGAAATTATTATATCGTTAATACAAAATCTTTCGCCTGCTTACCGAACGGTATTCAATATGTATGTATTAGAAAATATGACGCACAAAGAAATCGCCGACTATTTGAATATCAGTGAAGGTACTTCTAAATCGAATCTAGCCAAAGCCAAACAAAAATTGAAAGAAATGGTAGAAACTTATATAAAATTACACAAGCATGAAGCCTTTTAA
- a CDS encoding rubredoxin, whose product MYKCKVCGYVYDPKLGDPSQNIPENTDFDKLPYDWKCPICDAPTDDFEKI is encoded by the coding sequence ATGTACAAGTGTAAAGTTTGTGGTTATGTTTACGACCCCAAGTTAGGCGACCCAAGCCAAAATATTCCAGAAAATACCGATTTTGACAAATTACCTTACGATTGGAAATGCCCTATTTGCGACGCTCCTACTGACGATTTTGAAAAAATATAG
- a CDS encoding YihA family ribosome biogenesis GTP-binding protein, translated as MIIRSAEYIKSCTSYKNKPTGNKPEFAFIGRSNVGKSTLINMLVNRKSLARTSNKPGKTQTLNYYLINEQWYLVDLPGYGFAKVSYEQRQKWDTMIKEYIVKNHSLYGVFMLVDSRIPLQQSDMEFMLFMGEQQVPFVVVSTKCDKISLKEISKHNKELNVFFDTYWEEHPIHILSSSEEKKGREEILNIIENALG; from the coding sequence ATGATAATACGTTCGGCAGAATATATCAAGAGTTGTACTTCGTACAAAAATAAACCAACGGGTAATAAGCCTGAATTTGCGTTTATTGGCAGGTCAAATGTTGGCAAATCTACTCTTATCAATATGTTGGTTAATCGCAAATCGTTGGCACGTACTTCTAATAAGCCAGGGAAAACGCAAACATTAAATTATTATTTAATAAACGAGCAATGGTACTTAGTCGATTTGCCCGGTTATGGTTTTGCTAAAGTATCTTACGAACAGCGACAGAAGTGGGATACCATGATAAAAGAATATATAGTAAAGAATCATTCGCTGTATGGTGTGTTTATGTTAGTCGATTCTCGTATCCCATTACAGCAGAGCGATATGGAATTTATGCTTTTTATGGGCGAGCAGCAGGTGCCCTTTGTTGTGGTTTCAACTAAGTGCGATAAAATAAGCCTTAAAGAAATTAGTAAGCATAATAAAGAATTAAATGTTTTTTTTGATACTTATTGGGAAGAGCACCCTATACATATACTATCAAGTTCTGAAGAAAAAAAAGGTAGAGAAGAAATTCTAAATATTATTGAAAACGCACTGGGATAA
- a CDS encoding gliding motility-associated C-terminal domain-containing protein: protein MKPFNEHLQEKLNAYEYPYQEGSWELVQRKLKIRKIWKWGRITVATIAVVASSIVIFNQIQNQKVNNRDQVSKQKIEKIDSKISQTPQMSNKQNETSSIYHSAKDIIKNNNKTIAVDNSNISTKNIDVNSNNHESINNNVNTTVTSINVNFTKSTSQGCVPLDVIFNANVNAKNVDCVWDFGDGSYAYEFNTHHEYKKGGKYNVSLKVKTSDGQIFTSEPQTVQVWYAPKAIFEYSTEENCINLKNLSKQSTFVNWYINDSLVSDESTHFCFNKSGKAVISLLVENKEGCIDSISKTIELVYKMPVKFANAFTPDGDGVNDLFGPQVLDESFYSFKMFIYNKLGKCVYEANGNHVYWDGTDMNTKQLCMPDDYFYKVLVVDKLGNKNEFSGKIQLKR, encoded by the coding sequence ATGAAGCCTTTTAATGAACATTTACAGGAAAAACTCAATGCATATGAGTACCCATATCAAGAGGGCTCGTGGGAACTAGTTCAACGAAAGTTGAAAATACGAAAAATATGGAAATGGGGTAGAATTACTGTAGCTACAATTGCCGTTGTAGCTTCTTCAATCGTTATTTTTAATCAAATACAAAATCAAAAAGTAAATAATAGAGATCAGGTTTCAAAACAAAAAATTGAAAAAATAGATTCAAAAATATCACAAACTCCACAAATGTCGAATAAACAAAACGAAACATCATCTATTTATCATTCTGCTAAGGATATAATAAAAAACAATAATAAAACGATTGCAGTTGATAACTCAAATATTTCTACAAAAAACATCGATGTTAATAGTAATAACCATGAATCAATAAACAATAATGTAAACACCACCGTTACTTCTATAAATGTCAACTTTACTAAAAGCACGAGCCAAGGTTGTGTTCCCTTAGATGTTATATTTAATGCTAACGTAAATGCAAAAAATGTCGATTGTGTTTGGGATTTTGGCGATGGTAGCTATGCTTATGAATTTAACACTCACCATGAATATAAAAAAGGAGGAAAGTATAACGTAAGCCTTAAAGTAAAAACGAGCGATGGACAAATATTTACTTCAGAGCCACAAACCGTTCAGGTATGGTATGCACCTAAAGCTATTTTCGAATATTCAACTGAAGAAAATTGTATAAATTTAAAGAATCTTTCAAAACAATCGACATTTGTGAATTGGTACATCAACGATTCACTTGTAAGTGATGAGTCGACTCATTTTTGTTTTAATAAATCTGGCAAAGCTGTTATTTCGTTATTAGTCGAAAATAAAGAAGGATGTATCGATTCAATTAGCAAAACCATTGAACTTGTTTATAAAATGCCGGTAAAATTTGCCAACGCTTTTACTCCCGATGGTGATGGTGTCAATGATTTATTTGGGCCACAGGTCCTAGATGAATCATTCTATAGTTTTAAAATGTTTATCTATAATAAGTTAGGCAAATGTGTTTATGAAGCAAATGGAAATCATGTATATTGGGACGGAACCGATATGAATACAAAACAACTATGTATGCCGGATGATTATTTCTACAAGGTTTTAGTTGTTGATAAATTGGGTAATAAAAATGAATTTTCAGGTAAAATTCAATTGAAACGATAA
- the uvrA gene encoding excinuclease ABC subunit UvrA, translated as MEENKSIIIQGARVNNLKNISLSIPLNQLIVVTGLSGSGKSSLAFDTLFAEGQRRYVESLSSYARQFLNRMQKPEVDFISGIPPAIAIEQKNNTSNPRSTVGTSTEIHEYLKLLFARIGKTISPISHKEVKKHSVKDVLDFICQQPNHQLGFIAFRYEQSNIDINQLIQQGYIRAFIHDDFIKLDTIKSTNSSMFIVVDRFETCHNKEMYDRLADSIETSFFEGKGECVIGIKSDDKWQITFFSNKFEADGLSFEEPHPQMFNFNSPAGACPTCEGFGQTIGIDEDLVIPDKNLSIYSDAVACWRGETMQEWKILLIKNAHKIGFPVHTPYFKLTEEEKRMLWEGTAYFPGINDFFKFLQENLYKIQYRVMLSRYRGKTLCPTCKGKRLKPETEYVKINDKSLGDLLMMSIKEVKIFFDHLKLSKHEYKIAERLLIEINNRLNYLIEVGLGYLSLNRSSATLSGGESQRIHLSTSLGSSLVGSLYILDEPSIGLHPADTQRLLNVLKTLKSLGNTVLVVEHDEEIIRQADYIIDMGPGAGFQGGKVVYHGTPNLLQAIPESLTSQYLSKKLKIPVPSIRRKSNLYIKIIDAHLHNLKHIDVEIPLKVLTVITGVSGSGKSTLINEVLYPAIQKKLGNSIKTTGYTDITGNIEAIQDVVLVDQNPIGKSTRSNAVIYLKIYDDIRSLFSNQPLAKQMRFKPSHFSFNVEGGRCDECNGDGYINIEMQFMADVKLVCESCNGKRFKPEILEVEYRGKNIYDILELTVDEAITFFSEVNLATENEIVRKLKILQMVGLGYLKLGQTTSTLSGGESQRLKLASFISQKNAPSTLFIFDEPTTGLHIHDIQLLLKAFYELLNRHHSIILIEHHLEVIKSADWVIDLGPEGGDKGGYIVATGTPEDICKNEKSLTGKFLKEKLYE; from the coding sequence ATCGAAGAGAATAAATCGATCATTATACAAGGAGCACGTGTCAACAATCTAAAAAACATTAGTTTATCGATTCCATTAAATCAACTAATTGTAGTTACAGGCTTATCGGGCAGTGGCAAATCGTCGTTAGCCTTTGATACTCTTTTTGCCGAAGGTCAACGTCGCTATGTAGAAAGTTTATCGTCATATGCACGTCAATTTTTAAACCGAATGCAAAAGCCCGAAGTTGATTTTATAAGTGGAATTCCACCTGCCATTGCCATCGAACAAAAAAACAACACTTCCAATCCACGTTCTACAGTTGGTACCTCAACAGAAATTCACGAATATTTAAAATTACTTTTTGCTCGTATAGGTAAAACCATTTCACCCATATCTCACAAAGAAGTAAAAAAACACAGTGTAAAAGATGTGCTCGATTTTATTTGTCAACAACCCAACCATCAGTTAGGCTTTATCGCATTTAGATATGAGCAATCAAATATAGATATAAACCAACTCATACAACAAGGTTATATTCGTGCTTTTATACACGATGATTTTATAAAATTAGATACTATAAAAAGTACAAACAGTTCAATGTTTATTGTGGTAGATCGCTTTGAAACTTGCCACAATAAAGAAATGTATGACCGGTTAGCCGACTCTATTGAAACTTCTTTTTTCGAAGGTAAAGGCGAATGTGTTATTGGTATAAAATCAGACGACAAATGGCAGATAACCTTTTTTTCTAATAAATTTGAAGCCGATGGACTTAGTTTTGAAGAGCCTCATCCTCAAATGTTCAATTTTAACAGTCCTGCTGGCGCTTGTCCCACATGCGAAGGCTTTGGTCAGACCATTGGTATTGATGAAGACTTAGTAATTCCCGACAAAAATTTATCGATTTATAGTGATGCTGTTGCTTGTTGGAGAGGCGAAACCATGCAAGAGTGGAAAATTTTATTGATTAAAAATGCTCATAAAATAGGTTTTCCTGTTCATACACCATATTTCAAGTTAACCGAAGAAGAGAAACGAATGCTATGGGAAGGCACAGCTTACTTTCCTGGCATAAACGATTTTTTTAAATTTTTACAAGAAAATCTTTATAAAATTCAATATAGAGTAATGCTCTCGCGTTATAGAGGCAAAACCCTATGCCCAACCTGCAAAGGCAAACGCTTAAAACCCGAAACCGAATATGTAAAAATTAACGATAAAAGTTTAGGCGATTTACTGATGATGTCAATAAAAGAGGTTAAAATTTTTTTTGATCATTTAAAACTATCTAAACACGAATACAAAATTGCAGAACGGCTACTTATTGAAATTAATAATCGTTTAAATTATTTAATTGAAGTCGGATTAGGTTATTTGTCGCTCAATCGTAGCTCTGCTACTTTATCAGGGGGCGAATCACAACGTATACATTTATCTACATCGCTTGGAAGCAGTCTTGTTGGTTCGTTATACATACTCGATGAACCAAGTATAGGATTACATCCAGCAGACACCCAACGATTACTAAATGTTCTAAAAACGCTTAAAAGTTTGGGTAATACGGTATTAGTTGTAGAACACGACGAAGAAATAATACGTCAAGCCGATTACATTATTGATATGGGACCAGGTGCAGGTTTTCAGGGTGGCAAAGTTGTTTATCATGGAACTCCGAACTTACTGCAGGCTATTCCTGAAAGTTTGACTTCGCAATATCTTAGTAAAAAACTTAAAATTCCAGTTCCCAGTATAAGAAGAAAATCGAACTTATACATTAAAATAATAGATGCACACTTACATAATTTAAAACATATTGATGTAGAAATACCACTTAAAGTCTTAACCGTAATAACAGGTGTAAGTGGTTCAGGTAAATCGACCCTTATCAACGAAGTTTTATATCCAGCCATACAAAAAAAACTTGGAAATAGTATAAAAACAACAGGCTATACCGATATAACGGGCAATATCGAAGCTATTCAAGATGTTGTATTAGTTGACCAAAACCCCATTGGCAAATCAACACGTTCTAATGCTGTTATTTATTTAAAAATTTACGATGATATTCGTTCGCTTTTTAGTAATCAACCATTAGCCAAACAAATGCGTTTTAAACCCAGTCATTTTTCTTTTAATGTTGAAGGTGGACGATGCGACGAATGTAACGGTGATGGTTATATCAATATTGAAATGCAGTTTATGGCCGATGTTAAATTGGTTTGCGAAAGCTGTAATGGTAAACGCTTTAAACCAGAGATACTTGAAGTTGAATATCGTGGAAAAAACATTTACGATATTCTTGAATTAACCGTTGACGAAGCCATAACATTTTTCAGCGAAGTAAATCTTGCTACAGAAAATGAAATTGTTCGTAAATTAAAAATTTTGCAAATGGTTGGCTTAGGCTATTTAAAACTAGGACAAACTACCTCAACTTTGAGCGGAGGCGAAAGTCAACGACTTAAATTAGCAAGTTTTATTAGTCAGAAAAATGCCCCAAGCACACTTTTTATTTTTGATGAGCCTACAACAGGACTTCACATACACGACATTCAACTTTTACTAAAAGCTTTTTATGAACTTCTTAATCGTCATCACAGCATTATTCTAATAGAACATCATTTAGAAGTAATAAAATCGGCCGATTGGGTTATTGATCTTGGTCCTGAAGGCGGTGATAAAGGAGGCTATATTGTTGCCACTGGTACCCCAGAAGATATTTGTAAAAATGAGAAATCGTTAACAGGTAAATTTTTAAAAGAAAAATTATACGAATAA
- a CDS encoding RNA polymerase sigma factor, whose protein sequence is MKMNQYSDYELIQAYISGNEAAVEMILNRYKRKVYTYIYYRIRNKEIVADLFQDTFIKVFKSIKENKYAEDGKFGAWLMRIAHNLVIDYIRKETRLKTVAVDSYDYDILNNKKITEDSTEHNIIKNEIGHDIKHLLDYLPENQREVIIMRHFLGMSFKEIAEETNVSINTALGRMRYALINLKRIVEEHNIVLEVKE, encoded by the coding sequence ATGAAAATGAATCAATATTCCGATTATGAGCTTATTCAAGCTTATATATCGGGCAATGAGGCAGCTGTTGAAATGATCCTTAATCGATATAAGCGAAAAGTTTATACCTACATTTATTATAGAATTAGAAATAAAGAAATAGTTGCCGATTTGTTTCAGGATACTTTTATTAAAGTCTTTAAATCAATTAAAGAAAACAAATATGCCGAAGATGGTAAGTTTGGAGCTTGGCTAATGCGAATTGCACATAATCTGGTGATAGATTATATCCGAAAAGAAACTCGCCTTAAAACTGTCGCTGTTGATAGTTATGATTATGACATTTTAAATAATAAAAAAATTACCGAGGATTCTACCGAACATAATATTATTAAAAACGAAATAGGACACGATATAAAACACTTACTCGATTATTTGCCAGAAAATCAACGCGAAGTGATTATTATGCGTCATTTTTTAGGAATGAGTTTTAAAGAAATAGCCGAAGAAACCAATGTAAGCATTAATACTGCTCTTGGACGCATGCGTTATGCGCTTATTAATTTAAAACGCATCGTAGAAGAACATAATATAGTTTTAGAAGTAAAAGAATAA